One window of Marinomonas primoryensis genomic DNA carries:
- a CDS encoding SDR family NAD(P)-dependent oxidoreductase: MSNQFKGKKLLVVGGTSGMGLATAKIILAEGGSAVIVGNRIEKAEEARKELSAFGQVTVLTANLTSEAGLASLLNAIDEQHTDIDLLVNAAGVFFPKPFLEHQDADYDQYMSLNKALFFITQKVAANLVARGRAGAIVNVGSMWGKQAIAATPSSAYSMAKAGLHALTQHLGMELAASNIRVNAVSPAVVATPIYEGFIPKEDVHDALQSFNAFHPIGRVGTPQDVAEVISFLLSDKANWVTGATWDVDGGVMAGRN, translated from the coding sequence ATGAGCAATCAATTTAAAGGTAAAAAATTATTAGTTGTTGGCGGCACCAGTGGCATGGGATTGGCGACGGCTAAAATCATCCTTGCCGAAGGTGGCAGCGCGGTTATCGTTGGTAATCGTATTGAAAAAGCCGAAGAAGCTCGTAAAGAGTTATCTGCTTTTGGTCAAGTTACCGTATTGACTGCAAACCTTACTAGCGAAGCGGGTTTAGCATCTTTGTTGAATGCTATTGATGAGCAACATACTGACATCGACCTGTTGGTCAATGCGGCGGGGGTATTTTTTCCTAAGCCGTTCCTAGAACATCAAGATGCAGATTACGATCAATACATGTCGTTGAACAAAGCACTCTTTTTTATCACCCAGAAAGTGGCGGCCAATCTGGTTGCAAGAGGTCGTGCTGGCGCGATAGTCAACGTAGGCTCAATGTGGGGTAAACAAGCCATTGCAGCCACACCGTCTTCGGCTTATTCCATGGCAAAAGCAGGCTTGCATGCATTGACTCAACATTTGGGTATGGAATTGGCCGCTAGCAATATCCGTGTAAATGCGGTATCCCCAGCGGTAGTTGCAACACCAATTTACGAAGGTTTTATCCCTAAAGAAGACGTTCATGACGCACTACAAAGTTTTAATGCTTTCCATCCAATTGGTCGTGTTGGTACGCCACAAGATGTGGCCGAAGTGATTAGCTTCCTATTGTCAGATAAAGCAAATTGGGTAACTGGCGCAACGTGGGATGTAGACGGCGGAGTCATGGCGGGACGCAACTAA
- the gcvA gene encoding transcriptional regulator GcvA yields the protein MKAPIYLNALRAFEASARYQSFSAAAEKLNVTPAAVGQLVRTLEEWLGTPLFHRGTSGKMRLIPTEAAELALPDIRAGFDRLTLGLERLKEGANSGIITVAVSPAFAAKWLLPRIDTFQSAWPDTSVRLDTNLKAVDFAVQKVDIGVRYGLGNWPGLMSEKLMEEEVYPVCSPRLLRDDLRLRKPEDLTREMLIHDRSMDYQTGFPSWTAWLKKAGVTDIEKRNGMQINNSAAVLQAAIDGSGIALARSVMAHDDLAAGRLVRLFPEIKFVSTLAYYVVYRRECSGLSKLQAFRQWLFEEVIGSGVR from the coding sequence ATGAAAGCACCTATCTATTTAAATGCGTTACGTGCCTTTGAAGCCAGCGCACGCTATCAAAGCTTTTCTGCTGCGGCAGAGAAACTTAATGTTACGCCTGCAGCGGTTGGCCAACTGGTTCGCACCCTAGAAGAATGGCTGGGAACACCACTGTTTCATCGTGGCACCAGCGGTAAAATGCGGCTTATCCCGACGGAAGCCGCTGAGTTGGCTCTGCCGGATATTCGTGCAGGCTTCGACAGGTTGACACTGGGGCTAGAGCGATTAAAAGAAGGGGCGAATAGCGGCATAATCACCGTGGCAGTTAGTCCTGCATTCGCTGCGAAGTGGTTATTGCCTCGTATTGATACGTTTCAAAGTGCTTGGCCAGACACTAGTGTGCGACTTGATACTAACCTAAAAGCCGTCGATTTTGCGGTGCAAAAAGTGGACATTGGCGTGCGTTATGGACTGGGTAACTGGCCTGGATTAATGTCTGAAAAGCTAATGGAAGAAGAGGTTTATCCCGTTTGCTCACCTAGATTATTGCGCGACGATTTACGGCTGCGTAAACCCGAAGACCTGACACGCGAAATGCTGATTCATGATCGTTCGATGGATTATCAGACTGGCTTTCCATCATGGACAGCGTGGCTAAAAAAAGCGGGAGTGACAGATATAGAGAAACGCAATGGTATGCAAATCAACAACTCAGCTGCAGTACTTCAAGCCGCCATCGACGGAAGCGGAATTGCTCTTGCGCGCAGTGTGATGGCACACGACGACTTAGCGGCTGGGCGGCTGGTGCGCCTGTTTCCAGAGATCAAATTTGTTTCTACACTTGCCTATTATGTCGTGTATCGTCGAGAATGTTCAGGTTTATCAAAGTTACAAGCGTTTCGTCAGTGGTTATTTGAAGAGGTTATTGGAAGTGGGGTAAGGTGA
- a CDS encoding alpha/beta hydrolase, whose translation MKKVFVALSSLLLVACTKAGLEIANLPNAFSDTKTIKDIVYGSEPWQKLDVYVPAHSSTESLPVVVFFYGGSWKDGSKDMYPFVGEIFAKQGYITVIADYRKYPHVKFPTFVEDGAKAVAWTYRHIAEYKGNPDRLFVSGHSAGAHIGALVTADKHYLQAEGETPSIIKAFAGLSGPYDFVPYEEDYIDMFGPPENYPNMQVTTFIDGKEPPMLLLWGVDDTIVGKSNMDKLIAKIETEQGVVESNVYAGVDHVGMLSGFIWFFKSKAPIIDDITGFFQRYK comes from the coding sequence ATGAAAAAAGTGTTTGTTGCATTGAGTTCCTTGTTACTTGTCGCCTGTACTAAAGCTGGATTGGAGATCGCAAATTTACCCAATGCGTTCAGCGATACGAAAACAATCAAAGACATTGTTTATGGCTCTGAGCCTTGGCAAAAATTGGATGTGTATGTGCCTGCGCATTCTTCGACTGAATCGCTTCCTGTGGTGGTTTTCTTCTACGGCGGTAGTTGGAAAGATGGCTCAAAAGACATGTATCCATTTGTGGGGGAAATCTTTGCTAAACAGGGCTATATCACCGTGATTGCCGATTACCGTAAGTATCCACACGTTAAGTTTCCGACCTTTGTTGAAGATGGCGCCAAAGCGGTTGCTTGGACGTACCGACACATTGCCGAATACAAGGGTAATCCAGATAGGCTCTTTGTTTCAGGACATTCTGCTGGCGCACACATTGGCGCCTTAGTCACCGCCGACAAACATTACTTACAAGCAGAAGGTGAAACTCCCTCAATCATAAAGGCGTTTGCTGGTTTATCTGGTCCATACGATTTTGTCCCTTATGAGGAAGATTACATCGACATGTTTGGCCCACCTGAAAATTACCCAAACATGCAAGTTACGACCTTTATTGATGGCAAAGAGCCGCCCATGCTGTTGCTTTGGGGAGTAGACGACACCATCGTGGGGAAAAGTAACATGGATAAATTGATTGCTAAAATTGAAACTGAGCAAGGCGTAGTAGAAAGTAATGTCTATGCGGGAGTCGACCATGTCGGCATGTTGTCTGGTTTCATTTGGTTCTTTAAAAGCAAAGCACCGATCATCGACGACATCACAGGATTCTTTCAGCGTTATAAGTAA
- a CDS encoding M48 family metallopeptidase, with translation MKLIQFSYKATLAAALVILIGCSSSPTGRKQFAVLPDSQMDQMGVQSFTEMKKETPASSNAKLREQVQCVADTIIAVLPDKYRNQDWEIVLFDDEQVNAFALPGYKVGVYTGLLKVAENQSQLAAVVGHELAHVIARHGNERVSTQLATSQALALGYQLSGEESPEKIVIFQALGIGAQIGIILPFSRSHESEADLLGLEYMAKAGFDPRESVQLWRNMSEGGNSKTPELLSTHPSHSTRIEDLQSNMQPNFAVYNALVAQNKQSQCY, from the coding sequence ATGAAGTTAATACAATTTTCTTATAAAGCCACACTCGCTGCGGCACTGGTTATTCTTATTGGCTGTAGCTCATCACCGACGGGACGTAAGCAGTTTGCGGTGTTGCCTGACAGCCAGATGGATCAAATGGGGGTTCAGTCTTTCACAGAAATGAAGAAGGAAACGCCTGCGTCATCGAATGCTAAGTTACGTGAGCAGGTGCAATGTGTCGCAGATACGATTATTGCGGTGTTGCCGGATAAATACCGTAATCAAGATTGGGAAATCGTTTTGTTTGACGACGAACAGGTCAATGCGTTTGCCTTGCCGGGTTATAAAGTGGGTGTTTATACGGGCCTATTAAAAGTGGCTGAAAATCAATCCCAGTTGGCGGCAGTGGTTGGTCATGAGTTAGCGCATGTGATTGCGCGACACGGTAATGAGCGTGTATCTACTCAGTTGGCAACCAGCCAAGCTTTGGCGCTAGGTTATCAGCTGAGTGGTGAGGAATCGCCGGAGAAAATAGTGATTTTCCAAGCATTGGGCATTGGAGCGCAAATAGGCATTATTTTGCCTTTCAGCCGTTCTCATGAATCAGAAGCGGACTTACTTGGCTTAGAGTACATGGCGAAAGCGGGCTTTGATCCACGAGAAAGTGTTCAGCTATGGCGTAATATGAGCGAGGGTGGTAACAGTAAAACGCCTGAACTCCTGTCAACACATCCTTCTCATTCCACTCGGATTGAAGACTTACAGTCCAATATGCAACCGAATTTTGCTGTTTATAATGCTTTAGTCGCACAGAACAAACAGTCTCAGTGTTATTGA
- a CDS encoding ABC transporter permease: MKQSKQYYLLIIPVVIICVAFFLLPMVKLLWLSLSEQNGISYWYILTKPMYLKSLLSTFLLSFVVTVASLVIATIVGLFLTRYEFKGKSLLVAMLSFPLVFPGVVIGFFVIMLAGRQGLFAELGLALVGERWTLAYSISGLFIGYLYFSIPRVVLTVMGAAEKLDYNLIEAGRSLGANRWQLLRDVTLPALTPGLISSGSICFATSMGAFGTAFTLATNLNVLPMTIYTEFTLNANFAMAAALSLILGFITWLCLTIARRQGGSSLGMGG; encoded by the coding sequence ATGAAGCAAAGCAAGCAATATTATCTATTAATCATCCCTGTTGTGATTATCTGTGTAGCCTTTTTTTTACTGCCAATGGTTAAGTTGTTGTGGCTGTCATTGTCGGAACAGAATGGCATCAGTTATTGGTATATTTTAACGAAACCCATGTACCTAAAAAGTCTTTTATCGACGTTTTTATTATCTTTTGTTGTGACTGTCGCCAGTTTAGTTATCGCCACGATTGTGGGTTTATTTTTGACGCGTTATGAGTTTAAAGGCAAATCGTTATTGGTTGCTATGTTGAGTTTCCCTTTGGTGTTTCCGGGCGTAGTGATTGGTTTTTTTGTGATCATGTTGGCAGGGCGACAAGGTTTATTTGCCGAACTGGGGCTCGCTCTTGTTGGCGAGCGCTGGACCCTGGCTTATTCCATTTCTGGCCTCTTTATTGGCTATTTATATTTCTCTATTCCTCGCGTGGTGCTGACTGTCATGGGGGCGGCGGAAAAGTTAGATTATAACCTGATTGAAGCAGGCCGTTCTTTAGGGGCAAATCGTTGGCAATTGCTGCGAGATGTGACGTTGCCGGCGCTAACTCCGGGCTTAATTTCTTCTGGCTCTATTTGTTTTGCCACCTCCATGGGGGCCTTCGGTACGGCTTTTACCTTAGCGACGAATCTTAATGTGTTACCAATGACGATCTATACCGAATTTACGCTCAATGCGAATTTTGCCATGGCGGCTGCATTGAGTTTGATTCTTGGATTTATCACCTGGCTTTGTTTGACCATCGCTCGTCGCCAAGGTGGTTCGTCGTTGGGAATGGGAGGTTAA
- a CDS encoding ABC transporter substrate-binding protein: MSVFKKVTKLAVLSLGLSAGASYAADAICYNCPPEWANWGGQLELIKKDLGISIPMDNKNSGQTLSQLVAEKNSPVADVAYYGVSFGIKAAEIGVVDAYKPKNWDKIPVGLKDPDGKWFAIHSGTIGFFVNKDALDGRPVPQSWDDLLKPEYKGMVAYLDPTSAFVGYAGAVAINQSFGGDMNDFTPAINYFKKLAENRPIVPKQTAYARVISGEIPILLDYDFNAYRAKYKDDVNVAFVIPKEGSVVVPYVMSAVKNSPNPKNGHKVLDFVLSDKGQAVWAEAYLRPVISSAMTPEIEAKFLPASDYQRAKTVDFAKMAEAQSGFAQRYLNEVR; encoded by the coding sequence ATGAGTGTCTTTAAAAAGGTAACTAAGCTGGCCGTTCTATCGCTAGGGCTCAGCGCAGGAGCGTCTTACGCAGCGGATGCGATTTGTTATAACTGTCCGCCAGAGTGGGCGAATTGGGGTGGGCAGCTTGAGTTAATTAAAAAAGACTTAGGTATTTCTATTCCGATGGATAATAAAAATTCAGGTCAAACCTTGTCTCAGCTGGTGGCTGAAAAAAATAGCCCTGTAGCCGATGTTGCGTATTACGGTGTTTCTTTCGGTATTAAGGCCGCTGAGATAGGTGTGGTAGACGCTTATAAACCGAAAAACTGGGATAAAATCCCAGTAGGTCTGAAAGACCCTGATGGTAAATGGTTTGCGATTCACTCTGGCACCATTGGTTTTTTTGTCAATAAAGATGCGCTTGATGGCCGCCCAGTACCGCAATCATGGGATGACCTTTTAAAACCGGAATACAAGGGAATGGTAGCCTATCTTGATCCGACTAGCGCATTTGTTGGTTACGCTGGTGCGGTAGCGATTAACCAATCGTTTGGTGGCGATATGAATGATTTCACGCCAGCCATTAATTACTTTAAAAAACTGGCTGAGAATCGCCCAATCGTGCCTAAGCAAACGGCTTACGCTCGTGTCATCTCGGGTGAAATCCCCATTCTTCTCGATTACGATTTCAATGCTTACCGCGCCAAATACAAAGATGATGTTAACGTTGCTTTTGTGATTCCTAAAGAAGGTTCTGTTGTTGTGCCTTACGTGATGAGCGCGGTGAAGAATTCACCAAATCCTAAAAATGGCCACAAGGTATTAGATTTTGTCCTGTCGGATAAAGGTCAAGCCGTATGGGCAGAAGCCTATCTTCGACCTGTCATCTCCTCTGCTATGACGCCTGAGATTGAAGCGAAATTCTTGCCAGCGTCAGATTACCAGCGAGCAAAAACGGTCGACTTTGCCAAGATGGCTGAAGCACAAAGTGGTTTTGCTCAGCGTTATTTGAATGAAGTTCGTTAA
- a CDS encoding ABC transporter permease — protein MKRGMYFYLQLAFTLLVCAFLIVPVFMSITAGFTNNYFVGIKSGFTFRWIIQVWGLYSDTIWLTMKIALVTTLINLCVGVPCAYYLARTRSKFSAFLDECLTLPIAIPGMAIALGLISVYGGFSDFRMSWLFILVGHVIFTLPFMVKSVLAVLQSINFRLLEEGAASLGASFWQRFFHVIVPNCKTGIVSGILMTLTLSAGEFNLTWMLHTPITKTLPVGLADSYASMRLEVSSAYTLIFLGMILPLLIAAQWLNRKPKRPA, from the coding sequence ATGAAAAGGGGGATGTATTTTTATCTGCAACTTGCTTTTACCCTACTAGTTTGTGCGTTTTTGATTGTGCCTGTTTTTATGTCTATTACGGCTGGGTTTACCAACAACTATTTTGTGGGTATTAAGAGCGGTTTTACTTTTCGCTGGATTATTCAGGTTTGGGGCCTCTACTCAGATACGATTTGGTTGACTATGAAAATAGCCTTGGTAACTACTTTAATTAACCTCTGTGTGGGCGTGCCTTGTGCTTATTATCTTGCGCGAACCCGAAGTAAGTTCTCCGCGTTTTTGGATGAATGTTTGACCTTACCGATTGCCATTCCGGGCATGGCGATTGCTCTTGGTCTGATTTCGGTATATGGCGGTTTTAGTGATTTTCGTATGAGCTGGTTATTTATCTTGGTGGGTCATGTGATTTTTACCTTACCTTTTATGGTTAAGTCGGTGCTGGCTGTGTTGCAAAGCATCAACTTTCGGTTGTTGGAAGAAGGTGCTGCCAGTTTAGGGGCAAGTTTTTGGCAACGTTTTTTTCATGTGATTGTGCCAAATTGTAAAACGGGCATTGTTAGCGGCATCTTAATGACGCTGACGCTATCTGCGGGAGAATTTAATTTGACGTGGATGCTACATACTCCGATTACTAAAACTTTACCGGTTGGTTTAGCGGACTCTTATGCCTCAATGCGTTTGGAAGTGAGCTCAGCATATACATTGATTTTCCTGGGCATGATTTTGCCTTTACTGATCGCTGCACAATGGCTTAATCGCAAACCTAAGCGTCCGGCTTAG
- a CDS encoding ligand-binding sensor domain-containing diguanylate cyclase: MTLINQKKAMPLWLGVILICTLNFAHAGTPLTDYFKDTWSTQEGLPHNSINAIAQTSDGYLWFATWEGVARYNGRDFRFFERSTKTGILDSGTRTLISDDNNGLWIAGARGGITYHQDNQWQPQLTAQGMVNHLLKDSSGDTWVAVEGLGVFYRPKPSAVGGSTEDIWVLQNLSAYRLLEDTKGRVWAATDKGLFQLNGQNKQEVLAPYGLSKLHVYSILEMHDKSLLVATDRGAYTIKDNQATLLHPNLAGEAITTLMQDSESNLWLGTISKGILRFSKGHIETLNTQSGLPNNRVLSILQDLEGSIWIGTNGGLMRLRKAPFTTWTKKRNLVGNYIRSVIDVDSESVLVGSSEGLSLITNNVALDARLNSGRPVSVLSFAKRREGGIWVGTYLNGLMLWKDKRLLHHLDHDNGLPSDEVRAILEDSHNNLWIGTTDGLVRQDASGQQRIFTRDDGLPGNYIMALTEDDRGQIWVGTGVGVAKLTSNGFEIVPINSQEGAEYAFGFWVEPGYVWIATDRGLVRYNQKSEELSLVGRRSGLPIDKFFQVIYDGTNGLWLTSNRGIWRVDYHAAHAVADGRQSEIAFEHFSESDGLASAQANGGSNPAAVAMDNGKLWFATAKGVAMIDSSTISQKNTALLPLTIESISADGRDVSANQKSVLPAGTNRVVFTYAGLGYVMSSRIEYRTCLVGFEDTWASRGKNTIAEYTNLAPGEYQFLVSARYPYSDWNTADRVYKFTILPHFWQRLEVQIGVALLILVILAGSLRWRFQQLQKNELRLKALVEKQTYDLRQQSEDFQRQANEDELTGLPNRRAFDLWLSEGFVQAKQQQTSLILVIMDIDHFKKINDHYSHLIGDQAIKSLAAQLQLIASNQVHVARWGGEEFTLVIEGVDDIDIAAYCDNIRQSIETFDYSDIATDLKMTVSMGVAFVNNVESYQDLLRLADQALYRAKERGRNRIEIW, from the coding sequence ATGACACTTATCAATCAGAAAAAAGCGATGCCGTTGTGGTTAGGGGTAATATTGATATGTACTTTGAATTTTGCTCATGCAGGCACGCCTCTTACTGACTACTTCAAAGATACTTGGTCTACTCAGGAAGGTTTGCCACACAACAGTATCAATGCCATCGCGCAGACCTCCGACGGTTATTTATGGTTTGCTACTTGGGAAGGTGTTGCACGCTACAATGGTCGTGATTTTCGATTTTTCGAGCGTTCGACAAAAACGGGGATTCTTGACTCTGGTACGAGAACACTCATATCAGACGATAACAACGGCTTATGGATTGCCGGCGCTAGAGGTGGAATTACTTATCACCAAGATAATCAATGGCAGCCTCAACTTACAGCTCAAGGCATGGTAAATCATTTACTCAAAGACAGTTCTGGTGATACATGGGTTGCCGTTGAGGGGTTAGGCGTTTTTTATCGACCTAAGCCAAGTGCTGTTGGAGGTTCTACTGAGGACATTTGGGTATTACAAAATCTGAGTGCCTATCGATTACTTGAAGACACTAAAGGTCGAGTTTGGGCGGCAACGGACAAAGGTTTATTTCAGCTTAATGGGCAAAATAAACAGGAAGTATTAGCACCATATGGCCTGTCAAAATTACATGTTTATTCCATTCTAGAAATGCACGATAAAAGCTTATTGGTGGCAACCGATCGAGGCGCTTACACAATAAAAGATAACCAAGCCACGTTGCTACACCCAAATCTAGCGGGTGAAGCCATTACTACCCTAATGCAAGATAGCGAAAGTAATCTATGGCTAGGTACTATTAGCAAAGGTATTTTGAGATTCAGTAAAGGCCATATCGAAACCTTAAATACTCAGTCAGGCTTGCCTAATAATAGAGTATTGTCGATATTGCAAGATTTAGAAGGCAGCATCTGGATTGGTACTAATGGTGGCTTAATGCGACTGCGTAAGGCACCTTTTACGACCTGGACAAAAAAACGCAATCTAGTGGGCAATTATATTCGCAGTGTTATCGACGTGGATTCCGAGTCGGTATTGGTTGGTTCAAGCGAAGGGCTTAGCCTCATCACTAATAACGTCGCCCTTGATGCACGCCTCAATTCTGGTCGTCCTGTTTCAGTTCTTAGTTTTGCCAAACGCCGTGAAGGCGGCATTTGGGTTGGCACTTATCTTAACGGCCTAATGCTGTGGAAAGATAAGCGATTATTGCATCATCTTGATCATGACAATGGATTGCCCAGCGATGAAGTAAGAGCCATCTTAGAAGACAGTCATAATAACTTATGGATTGGCACGACAGATGGACTAGTACGACAGGATGCCTCTGGACAGCAACGGATTTTTACTCGTGATGATGGTCTGCCCGGCAATTATATTATGGCGTTAACAGAAGATGATCGAGGCCAGATTTGGGTTGGAACCGGCGTTGGCGTTGCCAAATTAACGTCGAATGGCTTTGAAATTGTCCCTATTAATAGCCAAGAAGGGGCAGAGTATGCTTTTGGCTTCTGGGTCGAACCTGGCTATGTCTGGATCGCCACAGACCGAGGCTTAGTACGATATAACCAAAAAAGCGAAGAATTAAGCTTAGTAGGTCGCCGCTCTGGACTGCCTATTGATAAGTTTTTTCAAGTCATTTACGACGGAACAAATGGCCTTTGGCTAACCAGTAATCGTGGCATATGGCGAGTCGATTACCATGCGGCTCATGCTGTCGCAGATGGACGTCAAAGTGAGATCGCGTTTGAGCATTTTTCAGAAAGTGATGGTTTAGCAAGCGCTCAAGCAAATGGTGGCTCCAACCCTGCCGCAGTGGCGATGGACAATGGCAAATTATGGTTTGCAACTGCCAAAGGCGTTGCCATGATTGATAGCTCAACTATCTCGCAAAAAAACACCGCTCTTTTGCCTCTTACCATTGAATCAATATCAGCCGATGGACGTGATGTATCTGCGAATCAAAAAAGTGTCTTACCGGCGGGTACTAATCGGGTAGTGTTCACTTATGCTGGGCTAGGATATGTTATGTCGTCGCGTATTGAATATCGAACCTGTCTTGTCGGTTTTGAAGATACTTGGGCTTCTAGAGGCAAAAACACCATCGCTGAATACACCAATTTAGCACCGGGTGAATATCAGTTTCTCGTCAGTGCTCGCTATCCATACAGTGATTGGAATACTGCCGATCGGGTTTATAAATTCACTATTTTACCCCATTTCTGGCAACGCTTAGAGGTGCAGATTGGCGTGGCATTATTGATTCTGGTCATTTTAGCTGGCAGCCTACGCTGGCGATTCCAACAACTGCAAAAAAATGAATTAAGGCTGAAAGCCTTAGTTGAAAAGCAAACGTATGATTTACGACAACAATCTGAAGATTTCCAACGTCAAGCAAATGAAGATGAATTAACAGGTCTACCAAACCGGCGCGCTTTTGATCTATGGCTAAGCGAGGGCTTTGTACAAGCCAAGCAACAACAAACCTCACTCATTTTGGTCATTATGGACATCGATCATTTTAAGAAAATCAATGATCATTATTCCCATCTTATTGGGGACCAAGCGATAAAATCTTTAGCCGCACAATTGCAACTCATCGCCAGCAATCAGGTACATGTGGCTCGTTGGGGTGGTGAAGAATTTACGTTAGTGATTGAAGGCGTTGATGATATTGATATTGCCGCTTATTGTGACAACATTCGCCAGTCCATTGAAACATTCGACTACAGTGATATCGCTACCGACTTAAAGATGACGGTCAGTATGGGCGTGGCGTTTGTTAACAATGTAGAAAGCTATCAAGACTTACTTCGACTCGCCGACCAAGCGCTATATCGAGCCAAAGAACGAGGTCGTAATCGAATAGAAATTTGGTAG
- a CDS encoding substrate-binding domain-containing protein → MNIKDVAALAGVSPATVSRCLNNTGPLSSETRTRIEKVIDLTGYDVNKASKQVDWNHNPTIGVMIPSLLNPVFSEIVAGIQQRARHFGYSVIVVDTQYELSRERQAIIDLIRQRVVGVILTTASVENNEALSLLREFRFPFCLVHNQSPDEPCVYVDNYQAGWDVADQLLALGHQKTGMVAGRFQSSDRAKQRYLGFTDRLKQETLLPPMQLVEVDQYALTPFDQTQGSFFDSLLAPTAWFCSNDLLALKLVNHLKAQGIAIPEMVSVVGFDGMALGQILYPPLATIQVPHHTMGLYAVDLLFNSKHKTTLPLTKQLDYQPHFVGTMAECQPPTMRRVLYK, encoded by the coding sequence ATGAATATTAAAGATGTAGCGGCGTTAGCAGGCGTTTCTCCTGCGACAGTCTCAAGATGCTTGAATAATACAGGGCCATTGAGTAGCGAAACACGAACTCGTATTGAAAAAGTCATTGACTTGACAGGTTACGATGTCAATAAAGCTTCTAAACAAGTGGACTGGAATCATAACCCTACTATTGGCGTGATGATTCCGAGTCTGCTTAACCCCGTTTTTTCAGAAATTGTTGCCGGTATTCAACAGCGAGCTCGTCACTTTGGCTACTCTGTGATTGTGGTAGACACCCAATACGAGCTCAGCCGAGAGAGGCAAGCGATTATTGATCTGATTCGACAACGTGTCGTGGGCGTTATTCTCACCACTGCCTCTGTAGAAAACAATGAGGCCTTATCCTTACTGCGTGAATTCCGTTTTCCTTTTTGTCTTGTTCATAACCAATCCCCAGATGAGCCGTGTGTGTATGTGGACAACTATCAAGCGGGGTGGGATGTCGCTGATCAATTACTGGCTTTAGGCCATCAAAAAACTGGCATGGTTGCAGGACGTTTTCAGTCTTCCGATAGAGCTAAGCAGCGTTACTTAGGTTTTACCGACCGTCTCAAACAAGAAACACTCTTGCCTCCTATGCAGTTGGTTGAAGTTGATCAGTATGCGCTCACACCATTTGACCAAACTCAAGGCTCTTTCTTTGATTCGCTTTTAGCGCCAACAGCATGGTTTTGCAGTAATGACTTGCTGGCCTTGAAGCTGGTGAATCACCTTAAAGCGCAAGGCATCGCTATTCCAGAAATGGTATCAGTCGTCGGCTTTGATGGCATGGCGCTCGGACAAATTCTTTACCCACCTCTTGCTACGATTCAAGTTCCTCATCACACCATGGGGTTGTATGCGGTGGATTTATTATTCAACAGCAAGCACAAAACAACGCTGCCTTTAACTAAGCAGTTAGATTATCAACCCCACTTTGTGGGAACCATGGCTGAGTGTCAGCCGCCAACAATGCGACGTGTTCTTTATAAATAG